In Helicobacter anatolicus, the sequence CCTATTGTGCATAAATTTTTGATGAGCTTGCATTTTGGGAAACATATGAGATGGGGGGATGTGCAGGAGGATTTTATTCGTCCTGTGCGTAATATCGCGATATTTTTAGATGATATTTTTGTGTCTTTGCAAGCATATGGAATTTGCGGAAAGCCTCAAACACAATTACATAGAGATTTTGGTTTTGTATGGCAAGAAGTGAAAAATTTTACAGATTATAAGCAAAAGCTTGCGCAAGGTGGGGTAATTTTACAGCAAGATATGCGTAGAGAATTGGTTTTAAAAAATATAGAATCTCTACAAAAAACAAAAAAAGTTTTTATAGAGATTGATGAAGAGCTTTTAGATGAAGTAGTGGCAATTACAGAGTGTCCAAGGGTAATGCTTGGAGAATTTGAAAAAGAATTTTTGAAGCTACCAAAAGAGGTGATTATTACTTCTATGAAAGAAAATCAGCGCTATTTTGCGGTTTATCAAGAAAAAAATTTACAGCAATTAAGCCATCATTTTGTGATGGTGGGGAATGCTACAACGCAAGAAGAAGAAGTAATTCTTAGTGGTAATGAAAAAGTATTGAAAGCTAGATTAAAAGATGCAATGTTTTTTTATGAAAATGACTTAAAAAATGGTTTAAGTAACACAGGACTTAAGAATCTTATTTTTATTGATGGTGCAGGAAATATGCAAGATAAAGTTGTGCGTGAAAAACAGATTGCACAAATCTTATTAACTAGACTTTATGGAGCAAATAAAGCATTAAAGGATAAGATATTAGAGTGTATTGAGATCTCAAAAGCAGATTTGTTGAGTGAGATGGTATATGAATTTTCTAACCTTCAGGGGGTGATGGGATATTATTATGCTCTTGCAATGCAAAAAGATAGTGATGTAGCTTTGGGGATTAAAGAGCAATATTTGCCATTTGGCGAAGATTCTGTTTTGCCAGATACAGATGTAGGAATCCTTGCTTCTTTGGCCTATCGTTTTGATAATATTCTTACGCTTTTTTCTGTGGGGAAAATTCCTACAGGTTCTAAAGATCCTTTTGCGCTAAGAAGAATGGCAAGTGGAATTTTAAAAATTCTAATTAAAAACCAATTTCCCTTTTTATTGCGTAGTTTTTTGTGTGAAATTGTAGAAAAGGTAGGGTATAAAAACATTGATATTGATAAAATTTTTTCTTTTTTTATAGAACGCATGGATGGAATTTTGATGCTAAATCCAGTATTTTTGAAAAGTGTTTTAGCAACACAAGAAGAAGATATTAACAAAATTGTAGCAAAGACGCAAGCAGTCAATGTTGTTTTATCTTCCAATCCTGATGCATTGACTGCTACTTTTAAACGTGTTGCAAATTTTTTGAAAGCAGAGATAGAATTACAAAATATCAAGCCAGATCTTTTTGTTCAAAAAGAAGAAAAATCTCTTTATCAAGAATATGAAAAAATTAAACAAAAGGATTTAACAAATTATGTGGAAAAAATACAAAATCTTTGCACTCTAAAGCCTTTTTTAGATAGATTTTTTGATAATGTTATGGTAAATGTAGATGATGAAAAAATTAAAAATAATCGCATACAGCTTATTACACATATTTATAAGGAGTTTTTGGAGATTGCAGATATTAAAGAAATTGGTTCTATAAATAATTGACAGAAAATTCATTTTTTTTATGTTAAATACAGATTTTTTAATTAGGTGAATGGATGAAAAAAATAATAATTTTAATTGTTCATTTGCAACTTTTGGCATTTGCTTATGAGTTGAATTATGAGCAATTTATCAATAGGGTTGAAAAAAATTCTATTAATTTGATAAAAAACAAAGCACAAATGGATTCTGGATTACAGGATTATAGGGCCTCAATGGCATGGAAAACCTCGTATATAGAGAGTGAAATTGCTATGGGGAAGACAACAGAATTTAATATTGAAAGCACAACGCTTTTAATGATTACTCCAAGACTTCCTTGGGTGAGTGCAATGCTTAATGAAAGCTTGCAAACTAAAACCTTGCAATATAAAAAAACCTATGATTTAATGAAGCAAATTGCAATTATTGGGGCAAAGAGGGTTTATTTTTCCTATATTTTGGCACATGAAAAACATCAAATCTATAAACAAAGAGAACAAAATTTTCTTTCACAACTTCAAATTGCTAAGGCAAAGTTTGAGGCAGGTAGTGTTTCTAAAAAAGATTATGTAAATTTTAAAAATTCCTATTATGAAGCTAAGCTTGCAAGAATTCAAATAGAAAAAGAATTATTTGATCTTGAAAGTTCGCTTTTAAAACTTCTTGGGTTAAGTCAAAAAGAGCAAAAAGAGGTAGCGTTTAAGGTTTTAGGCTTAGAGTTTGGTTATCTTGGGGTTAGAGTTTCTGAACTTGAGGAATTGATAAAAAATTCTCCTTATTTGGAAATTATTGCTTTAAGTGCAAAAGATCATGGAATTAATGCAAAAGCTTCGAGTTATGAAAGATGGGATAGTTTTGAGATTGGGGCGGGGTTGCAAAATACAACAATTGGTAATCATAGTGAAAATCTTGCATCTATTAGATTACAAATTCCAATTCCCATTACAAGAAAATATGATTTTTTGAAGAAAAAATACCTTGTGCTGCAAAGTGCAAGTTTGCGTGAAGGGGAGGTAACAAAAAATAATATTCAAGTGCAGGCAAAATCTTACTATAAGCAATTGCAGACTAAAAAAGAATATATTGAATTGCAAAAAGAAAGTATACAAAATAAAAAAGCTTTGGTAGATATGAGTAAGACTGCCTATGAAGCACAAAAGGTTAGCCTTTTTGAATATCTTGCTTATCAAAATGCTTATATGGATTCTTTAATTACTTTAATTAATGCAAAAATGGATTATATACAAACACAAACTCTTTTAGAAGAGACTTTGGGTGTTGTATTGCAGAAAGGAAAAAAATGAAAAAATTCTTAGTAGTATTAGGAATGTTATGTGGTATTTATGCATATGATGAGGTAAAAATCTCTGCTAATGAAATTAAAAAATTAGGAATACGAACTATTGTTGTGGGCGAAGGCGTAAAAACAAAAGGAATACCTTTTAATGCATATGTAGATTTTGATTCTAAAACTTCGATTACACAAAGTTCTACAATTGATGCGATTGTGGTAGCGTTACATAAAAGAGGTGGGGAGAAGGTGCAAAAAGGCGATGTGATTTGTGAGATTAGTTCTAATGAATTAAATAATTTATTTTTTGAGTTGGAAAATGCACAAAATCGCTATAGAATTGCGCAAGAAATTGAAGCAAAAGATAAAAAACTTTTTAAATCTGGAGTGATTTCTCAAAGAGAATATCAAGTAAGTTATCTTAATGCCAATGAATTACGTCTAAAGGTTATGCAACTTCAGACAACATTTAATACTTTTGGAATTGATTCTAAAAATCCAAAGGGAGAATTTGGTTTTCGTATTATTGCAAAAGAAAGTGGAGTTTTAGCTATTGCGCCTAAGCAAACAGGGGAAAAAATTTTTGCATTTACTCCTTACATCCGTATTACAGATGGTGTAGATTTATTAGCCTATCTTCGTGTGCCTATTAATATGGCAAATTATGTAAAAACAGGTGCAAAAGTTTTTAATAAATTAGGTGAGTATGTTGGAGAGATTAAAACAATTTCTGTAGTAATAGATCACACAACAAATACAGTGGTAGCTACTGCTTTGCTTAATCAAACTCGTTATAAAGTTGGAGAAACTATTGAACTTTATGTAGATGGAAGTTTTTCTAAAAACTCTTTAGTAATTCCATCAGATACGGTGATTAAAAGCGAGAATGATTATCTCGTGTTTAAAAAAACAAAATCAGGATTCCTACCCATAAAAGTTAAAATTTTGGAAGAAAAAAATAAAGCATTTATTGTAGATTCTTTTAATCAAATTAAGGCAGGGGATGTAATTGCAACAGGTGCAATTATTACACTTAAGGGTATAATGAATAATATAGGAGATTAAAAAATATGCTAAAAAGAATTATAGAATTTTCTTTGCGTCAAAGAATCATGATAATTCTTTGTGCATTGGGTTTGTTGGTATTTGGGGGTTATAGCTTTTTAACCATACCTATTGATGCATTTCCAGATATTTCTTCAACACAAGTAAAGCTTGTTATTAAAGCTCCGGGAATGGCACCTGAAGAAGTGGAAAATCGTGTGATTCGCCCTTTGGAATTAGAACTTTTGGGACTACAAGGGGAAAAATCTTTGCGTAGCATTTCTAAGTATGCAATTGCAGATATTACCTTGGATTTTGAAGATGATGTTGATATTTATCGTGCTAGAAATATGGTAAGCGAACGAATTACGGGAATACTTGATGATTTGCCAGAGGGTGTAAGTGTTACTTTAGGACCGATTGTAAGCCCATTGTCAGATATGTTTATGTTTACTATTGATGGAGATATGTCAGAGATTAAAAAGCGTGAAATTATGGATTTTACCATTCGTCCAGCTTTAAGAAGTATTCGTGGGGTAGCAGATGTGAATTCTATGGGTGGATATGCAAAGGCTATCGCAGTTGTCCCAGATTTTAACGATATGGCAAGGCTTGGGGTAAGTATTAGTGACTTACAACAGGTTTTAAAGGAAAATTTAAAGAATGATGGTGCGGGAAAAGTCGATCGCAGTGGTGAGACTTTTTTGGTAAAAATACAATCCGCATCACTAGATGAAGAATCCATTAGAAATATCACAATTCCTACAAAAAATGGTTATTTAAGATTGGGGGATTTTTGTAATGTGGTTTCAAGTTATAGAACAAGGCTTGGATTTTTAACAAAGGATGGTAAGGGTGAAGCGGTAGGTGGTTTGGTTCTCTCTGTGAAGGGATCAAATTCCAAAGAAACTATCCAAAGAATTTATGAAAAATTTGAAGAGTTGAAAAATATTTTACCAAAAGAATTGAGTATTAATGTTTATTATGATCGATCTGACCTTACTCAAAAAGCTGTAGATACAGTAAGTAAGACGCTTATTGAGGCAATCATCTTGATTGTAATTACTTTATTTTTATTTTTGGGTGATTTACGTGCGGCGGTTACGGTGAGTGTAATCTTGCCTCTTGCTTTAGGAATTGCTTTTATTTTGATGAAAAAATATGGAATCACTGCAAATTTAATGAGTCTTGGGGGATTGGCTATTGCAATTGGAATATTAGTAGATTCTGCTGTGGTTATGGTGGAAAATGCTTTTGAAAAGCTAAGTACAAATAAGACATTAACAAAATTACATCTTATTTATCGTGCTTGTGCTGAGATCTCTACATCAGTATTTAGTGGGATTTTGATTATTATTGTCTTTTTTGTACCTATTTTGACGCTAGAGGGTTTAGAAGGAAAAATGTTTAGACCTCTAGCACTTAGTATTGTATTTGCCTTGCTTGGATCATTGATTTTAGCAATGAGTGTGATTCCTGTAGTGAGTTCTATTGTTTTAAAATCAAAAGATCATCATGAAACTTTTTTAGTGAGAATGTTGCATAAATTTTATGATCCAGCTTTGGAATTTTGTCTTAAACATAGCAAAATAGTATTTATCGGAGCTTTTGTATTTTTAATTATTTGTTTTTCGCTTTTTCCCTATATTGGTAAATCTTTTATGCCAACTTTAGATGAGGGAGATTTAGTTTTGACGATTGAAACAAGTCCATCGGTTTCTATAGATCAATCCAAGGAATTGATGTTGAGAATCCAGCAACAACTCAGAGAAATCAAAGAGATTAAGTCTGTTGTGGGGCGGACTGGTTCTGATGAATTAGGGTTAGATTTATCTGGGTTTAATCAAACAGATATTTTTGTTTCTTTTATTCCTAAAAAAGAATGGGGGGTAAAAAATAAAGAAGAGTTGATACAAAAAATCCATGACCAACTCGATGGGTTTAGGGGGATAAGTTTTACTTATACACAGCCAATTGATATGCGTGTATCTGAAATGTTAACAGGTGTAAGAGGGGATTTAGCAATTAAGGTTTTTGGTGATGATATTGATACACTTAATAATATTAGTTCACAAATTGTAGAAATTATTGAAAAAGTTCGTGGTGCTAGTCAAGTTTTTACTGCATTAAATAAGGGGGTAAATTATTTGTATGTAATTCCAAATAAGCGCGTAATGGCAAATGTGGGGATTACAACAGAAGAGTTTTCAAGATTCATGAAATCTTCCCTAGAGGGTATTATTGTAGAATATATTCCTCAAGGAACTGCAAGAATTCCAGTTTTGATTCGACAAAATAGTGAAATTTCTAAAGATATTACAATGTTAAAAAGTTTAGAAATGAGTTCAGAAAAAGATCTTCCTGTGCCAATTAGTTCAATTGCACAAATTCAGGAGGTCGATGGCCCTGTAACAATTTATCGTGAAAACGCAAGAAGATATAGTGTAATTAGAAGTAATGTAGAAAATAGAGATTTGGGTGGTTTTGTGCAAGAAGTGCAGAGTAAAATCAAACAAGAAGTAAAAATGCCTAATGGATATTTTATCACTTATGGTGGACAATTTGAAAATCAGCAAAGAGCAAATGCAAGGCTTTCTACAGTAATACCATTAAGTATTGTATTTATTTTCTTTATTTTATTTTTTACTTTTAAAAGCATTCCTTTATCCTTACTTATTTTATTAAACATTCCTTTTGCAGTGACTGGTGGACTTGTTTCATTGTTTGCAACAGGGCAGTATATTTCTGTACCTGCAAGTGTTGGATTTATTGCACTTTTTGGAATCGCGGTATTAAATGGTGTGGTAATGGTGGGGTATTTTAGAGAATTGATTGCACAAGGATATAGTGTAGATGAGGCAGTAGAAAGAGGTGCAAAGCGAAGACTAAGACCTGTATTAATGACGGCTTGTATCGCGGCATTAGGGCTTATCCCGATGCTACTTTCAGATGGTGTGGGATCAGAAGTGCAAAAGCCACTTGCGATAGTTGTTTTGGGCGGACTTGTAACTTCAAGTATGTTGACTTTATTGATTTTGCCACCAATGTTTAAAGCGATTGCAAAAAAGATTACGATATAAAGAGGGTTTATGTTAGAAATTTATTTAGAGGCAGAATTAAAAGATAAAATTGTGGATTTATTTTTAGAGAAAGGATTAGATAATTTTTATTGTTTTGAAGCACAAAGATATGCAACAAAAGATCTTTTGGTGAGTGAAAAAGAAAAAGTAAGTGGTAGAAAAGATTATGTGATGATTAAGGTATTTGCCAAAAAAAAACAGATTAAAGAAGTAGTTTCCTGGCTTAGTGATTTGGAAGAAAATCGTTATTTTATTTATACGGATAAAAAGAACAAAGATAAAGAAAATATCTAAGATGAGATTGTAAAAGAAGGGGGTAGAGGTGTGGTATGAGGGTGATTACTTATCACTTTATTAGAAAATTTGATACAAATTTCCCTTTTTTTAAATATCTTTCTTTTGAGAATTTTTGCAGACAGCTTGATTTTTTTGAAAATAAATATGGTTTTGTTAAATTGGAGGATTTTTTATCTTTATGTCAAAAACCTTCAAATTTTGCAAACTTTCATAGAATTAAAGGAAAAATTTTATTGACTTTTGATGATGCTTATAGAGAGCATTTTACATTGGTGTTGCCAGAACTTAAGAGGCGTGGTCTTTTTGGAATCTTTTTTATTCCAACAGGAATATATCAAAATAAAAAAGTTTTAGATGTGCATAAGATTTATTATTTGCTAGGTAAGCATGGGGGTAAAAAGTTGGTAACAATTGGAAATTTTTTAGCAAAAGATTTTTTCCTAAAAAAGATTGTTGGTATCTTAAGATCTGATTATGATGAAATATTTTTTATTACAGAATTCAAGAAATTTTTCAATAGTTTAAAAAATTATAGTCTTAGAGAGAAATTTTTAAATAAGATAGCATTGGAGCTTAATGAGGAAGAAGAGAAGATTTTTAGTGAATTTTATATAGCAATAGAAGAGTTGAAAAATATATATAAAAATCAAATGATTGGTTCTCATAGTGTAAATCATTATATTTTATCAGATTTGGATAAAAAATCACAAGAACAAGAAATTGCAGAATCTTTTCAATTTTTGGAAAATCTTTTCGGCACCTTAGAACCAAAATTATTTTGTTATCCTTATGGAATGTGTGATACTTTTACAAAAACTACTCAGAAAATTTTAGAAAATCAAAGATGTGATTTTTCTTTTAGTTCAGAATCTAGAGATGTAGAATTAAAAGATTTTCTTCATTATAAACAGAGATTGCCTAGGTATGATTGTAGTGAATTTTTATTTGGCATTCCAACTTTTGGCAATTTGGTATAGTTTAAAGATTTTTATAATGGCGTAGAAGCATTAGGAGATTTTAGAGTTTGACAAAATTATTTTAAATAGGAGTTTAAATTATTTCTAATTTTTCATTATTCAAGATGAGGTTTTTTGTAAAAATTGAACTTTTTCTACAGACTTGATTATCATATTTATATACTCTAAATCCCACTTTTTTGGCATTTTGATAGATAGTTTTATGTGTGGAATAGCTCATTATCATTCCATCAGACTTAAGGATTTTATATAGTATTTCAAAAAAATTTTGATTCCAAAATTGTGGGGTGGATTTTTGAGAAAATGCGTCTAGATAGATAATATCGATATCTTGCAATGTTGGGATAAAAATAAGTGCATCGCAAAAATGTACTTGTAGTGTGAAATTCGGAGCAAGTTGCACAGGGCATTGATTTTTAATTTGTTGTAAGATCTTTGTCTTATCAAGGGTAAGATTAGGATAATTTAGTAAGGCAATTTTATCCAATACGCTTTTATCAATTTCTGGTGCAATAATTTGTACAAGATAAGGATAATTTTTATAGGCTTCAAAGCTTAAAAAACTATTATAACCCAGCCCAAAGCAAATATCTAGAATCTTTAGTGGACGATTAGAAAAATTACCAAATAAAAAGGGTGGTTTTATGTATTTGTGGATTGTTTCATTATATGCGCCATCTTTGAGGCTATGGTAGCACTCATCAAAAAGATGGCTATAATAAGTAATGCTCCCATCTGCACTTTGGAGCTTTTTATCCATGATAATTTGGAGCTTCTTTAGTGATATCTACATCATGCACATGAGATTCTCTCAAGCCAGCCGCAGTGATTTCCACAAATTCTGCCCTTTTCCATAATGTTGGAATATCTTTACTTCCTAAATATCCCATCGAAGAGCGTAAGCCTCCAGAGAGTTGATGAATAACATCAGCGATTTTTCCACGATAAGGAACACGCCCTTCAATACCTTCTGGTACAAGTTTATCTTGTGCAGTACCTTCTTGGAAATAACGATCAGAACTTCCTTTTGTCATTGCTCCAATACTACCCATACCACGATAGGTTTTATATTGTCTTCCTTGATAAAGAACAAGATCTCCAGGAGATTCGTGTGTACCAGCAAGGAGGCTGCCAACCATCACGCTAGAAGCACCTATAGCTAGAGCTTTTGCGACATCACCAGAGTATTTGATACCACCATCTGCGATAATAGGAACATTATATTTTGCAGCAACATTGACACAATTTTCAATGGCAGAGATTTGAGGCATTCCAACACCTGCTACAATTCTTGTTGTACAAATACTTCCTGGTCCAATACCTACTTTCACTGCGTCTGCACCTGCATTAATGAGATCTTGCGTAGCTTTTGCAGTTACAACATTACCTACAATTACATCGATATTAAAATTCTTTTTGATTTTTTCAAGAGTTTTAATTACATTGATAGAATGTCCATGTGCACTATCAAGTACTAATACATCTACGCCAGCCTGAATTAGTGCTTCAGCTCTATCAAGTTGTCCTACACCAATTGCTCCACCTACGCGTAATCTTCCTAAATTATCTTTATTTGCATTAGGATAGGTGAGGCGTTTTTGGATATCTTTGATTGTTGCAAGTCCTTTGAGTTTTTGATCTTGATCTACAATGGGGAGTTTTTCAATACGATTTTGATGCATAATTTCTCGTGCCTGATCTAGATCTATACCTACTGGTGCAGTAATCAATGGGGCTTTTGTCATAACATCACCAACTTTTTTATTCATATCTGTTTCAAAGCGTAGATCCCGATTAGTGA encodes:
- the glyS gene encoding glycine--tRNA ligase subunit beta, with protein sequence MLKNGRLGYNCSLYVSVKSEESSLNKAELFVEILVEELPAIPFLREFKNFHTKWESVLKEFGICAKSEFYYTPRRIVIWCKDFPLMTEDKILEVYGPPVQVAFQNGDKNGAMTPAGEAFLKKNHQKLENLQFREKQGKEVLFAVNVEKGMEVKNIIAPIVHKFLMSLHFGKHMRWGDVQEDFIRPVRNIAIFLDDIFVSLQAYGICGKPQTQLHRDFGFVWQEVKNFTDYKQKLAQGGVILQQDMRRELVLKNIESLQKTKKVFIEIDEELLDEVVAITECPRVMLGEFEKEFLKLPKEVIITSMKENQRYFAVYQEKNLQQLSHHFVMVGNATTQEEEVILSGNEKVLKARLKDAMFFYENDLKNGLSNTGLKNLIFIDGAGNMQDKVVREKQIAQILLTRLYGANKALKDKILECIEISKADLLSEMVYEFSNLQGVMGYYYALAMQKDSDVALGIKEQYLPFGEDSVLPDTDVGILASLAYRFDNILTLFSVGKIPTGSKDPFALRRMASGILKILIKNQFPFLLRSFLCEIVEKVGYKNIDIDKIFSFFIERMDGILMLNPVFLKSVLATQEEDINKIVAKTQAVNVVLSSNPDALTATFKRVANFLKAEIELQNIKPDLFVQKEEKSLYQEYEKIKQKDLTNYVEKIQNLCTLKPFLDRFFDNVMVNVDDEKIKNNRIQLITHIYKEFLEIADIKEIGSINN
- a CDS encoding TolC family protein; translation: MKKIIILIVHLQLLAFAYELNYEQFINRVEKNSINLIKNKAQMDSGLQDYRASMAWKTSYIESEIAMGKTTEFNIESTTLLMITPRLPWVSAMLNESLQTKTLQYKKTYDLMKQIAIIGAKRVYFSYILAHEKHQIYKQREQNFLSQLQIAKAKFEAGSVSKKDYVNFKNSYYEAKLARIQIEKELFDLESSLLKLLGLSQKEQKEVAFKVLGLEFGYLGVRVSELEELIKNSPYLEIIALSAKDHGINAKASSYERWDSFEIGAGLQNTTIGNHSENLASIRLQIPIPITRKYDFLKKKYLVLQSASLREGEVTKNNIQVQAKSYYKQLQTKKEYIELQKESIQNKKALVDMSKTAYEAQKVSLFEYLAYQNAYMDSLITLINAKMDYIQTQTLLEETLGVVLQKGKK
- a CDS encoding efflux RND transporter periplasmic adaptor subunit, which codes for MKKFLVVLGMLCGIYAYDEVKISANEIKKLGIRTIVVGEGVKTKGIPFNAYVDFDSKTSITQSSTIDAIVVALHKRGGEKVQKGDVICEISSNELNNLFFELENAQNRYRIAQEIEAKDKKLFKSGVISQREYQVSYLNANELRLKVMQLQTTFNTFGIDSKNPKGEFGFRIIAKESGVLAIAPKQTGEKIFAFTPYIRITDGVDLLAYLRVPINMANYVKTGAKVFNKLGEYVGEIKTISVVIDHTTNTVVATALLNQTRYKVGETIELYVDGSFSKNSLVIPSDTVIKSENDYLVFKKTKSGFLPIKVKILEEKNKAFIVDSFNQIKAGDVIATGAIITLKGIMNNIGD
- a CDS encoding efflux RND transporter permease subunit, with amino-acid sequence MLKRIIEFSLRQRIMIILCALGLLVFGGYSFLTIPIDAFPDISSTQVKLVIKAPGMAPEEVENRVIRPLELELLGLQGEKSLRSISKYAIADITLDFEDDVDIYRARNMVSERITGILDDLPEGVSVTLGPIVSPLSDMFMFTIDGDMSEIKKREIMDFTIRPALRSIRGVADVNSMGGYAKAIAVVPDFNDMARLGVSISDLQQVLKENLKNDGAGKVDRSGETFLVKIQSASLDEESIRNITIPTKNGYLRLGDFCNVVSSYRTRLGFLTKDGKGEAVGGLVLSVKGSNSKETIQRIYEKFEELKNILPKELSINVYYDRSDLTQKAVDTVSKTLIEAIILIVITLFLFLGDLRAAVTVSVILPLALGIAFILMKKYGITANLMSLGGLAIAIGILVDSAVVMVENAFEKLSTNKTLTKLHLIYRACAEISTSVFSGILIIIVFFVPILTLEGLEGKMFRPLALSIVFALLGSLILAMSVIPVVSSIVLKSKDHHETFLVRMLHKFYDPALEFCLKHSKIVFIGAFVFLIICFSLFPYIGKSFMPTLDEGDLVLTIETSPSVSIDQSKELMLRIQQQLREIKEIKSVVGRTGSDELGLDLSGFNQTDIFVSFIPKKEWGVKNKEELIQKIHDQLDGFRGISFTYTQPIDMRVSEMLTGVRGDLAIKVFGDDIDTLNNISSQIVEIIEKVRGASQVFTALNKGVNYLYVIPNKRVMANVGITTEEFSRFMKSSLEGIIVEYIPQGTARIPVLIRQNSEISKDITMLKSLEMSSEKDLPVPISSIAQIQEVDGPVTIYRENARRYSVIRSNVENRDLGGFVQEVQSKIKQEVKMPNGYFITYGGQFENQQRANARLSTVIPLSIVFIFFILFFTFKSIPLSLLILLNIPFAVTGGLVSLFATGQYISVPASVGFIALFGIAVLNGVVMVGYFRELIAQGYSVDEAVERGAKRRLRPVLMTACIAALGLIPMLLSDGVGSEVQKPLAIVVLGGLVTSSMLTLLILPPMFKAIAKKITI
- a CDS encoding DUF3240 family protein, yielding MLEIYLEAELKDKIVDLFLEKGLDNFYCFEAQRYATKDLLVSEKEKVSGRKDYVMIKVFAKKKQIKEVVSWLSDLEENRYFIYTDKKNKDKENI
- a CDS encoding polysaccharide deacetylase family protein, encoding MRVITYHFIRKFDTNFPFFKYLSFENFCRQLDFFENKYGFVKLEDFLSLCQKPSNFANFHRIKGKILLTFDDAYREHFTLVLPELKRRGLFGIFFIPTGIYQNKKVLDVHKIYYLLGKHGGKKLVTIGNFLAKDFFLKKIVGILRSDYDEIFFITEFKKFFNSLKNYSLREKFLNKIALELNEEEEKIFSEFYIAIEELKNIYKNQMIGSHSVNHYILSDLDKKSQEQEIAESFQFLENLFGTLEPKLFCYPYGMCDTFTKTTQKILENQRCDFSFSSESRDVELKDFLHYKQRLPRYDCSEFLFGIPTFGNLV
- a CDS encoding MnmC family methyltransferase, encoding MDKKLQSADGSITYYSHLFDECYHSLKDGAYNETIHKYIKPPFLFGNFSNRPLKILDICFGLGYNSFLSFEAYKNYPYLVQIIAPEIDKSVLDKIALLNYPNLTLDKTKILQQIKNQCPVQLAPNFTLQVHFCDALIFIPTLQDIDIIYLDAFSQKSTPQFWNQNFFEILYKILKSDGMIMSYSTHKTIYQNAKKVGFRVYKYDNQVCRKSSIFTKNLILNNEKLEII
- the guaB gene encoding IMP dehydrogenase, yielding MKIVQKALTFEDILLIPAYSEILPKEVSLETKLTKNIALNIPFVSAAMDTVTEHKTAIAMARLGGIGIIHKNMDIENQVKEIKRVKKSENGIIIDPISIRADKTLADTKKITENYKISGVPVIDDNGILIGILTNRDLRFETDMNKKVGDVMTKAPLITAPVGIDLDQAREIMHQNRIEKLPIVDQDQKLKGLATIKDIQKRLTYPNANKDNLGRLRVGGAIGVGQLDRAEALIQAGVDVLVLDSAHGHSINVIKTLEKIKKNFNIDVIVGNVVTAKATQDLINAGADAVKVGIGPGSICTTRIVAGVGMPQISAIENCVNVAAKYNVPIIADGGIKYSGDVAKALAIGASSVMVGSLLAGTHESPGDLVLYQGRQYKTYRGMGSIGAMTKGSSDRYFQEGTAQDKLVPEGIEGRVPYRGKIADVIHQLSGGLRSSMGYLGSKDIPTLWKRAEFVEITAAGLRESHVHDVDITKEAPNYHG